The following are encoded in a window of Dysidea avara chromosome 4, odDysAvar1.4, whole genome shotgun sequence genomic DNA:
- the LOC136252048 gene encoding uncharacterized protein — MDHQPYVFDHPALGQSFVDNSSKLKSNEELIMNSHPKSLSEKFIAEVDSTRYPSNASLLESINSNCEQQFDKVSKVIINKIVSLNKEFSKKLDELPTRDDIAQINETQEQEYQKRYEHQIESLKRVLNHQQAIHDDNSKKLKQLQDNSHYQYSVLYSVFICFLLAILSLCLYNAYLAFLIVFICFNLYHLSNVFYTDT; from the exons ATGGACCATCAAC CGTATGTGTTTGATCATCCTGCATTAGGACAGTCATTTGTTGATAATTCAA GTAAACTGAAGTCTAATGAAGAGCTTATTATGAATTCCCACCCAAAGAGTTTATCTGAGAAATTTATAGCAGAAGTTGATAGCACACGCTACCCCAGCAATGCATCATTGCTGGAATCAATCAACTCTAACTGTGAACAACAATTTGACAAAGTTAGTAAAGTTATAATCAACAAAATTGTATCATTAAACAAAGAGTTTTCTAAAAAACTTGATGAGTTGCCAACAAGAGATGATATAGCACAAATAAATGAGACACAAGAACAAGAATACCAAAAACGCTATGAACATCAAATAGAGTCCCTTAAAAGAGTATTGAATCATCAGCAAGCAATACATGATGATAACAGCAAAAAATTAAAGCAATTGCAAGATAACAGTCATTACCAGTACAGTGTATTATATAGTGTGTTTATTTGTTTTTTGCTTGCTATTTTATCATTGTGTTTATACAATGCATATTTAGCTTTTCTAATTGTGTTTATTTGCTTCAATTTGTATCACCTTAGTAATGTGTTTTATACTGATACTTAA